DNA from Rubripirellula lacrimiformis:
CGGTCAGTGCCGCTGGTGTGGTCGACGCTGGTCATGATCCAGCGGCCGCCGAAGGACTCGACCTCCTCGGCCATCTGGGGGGCGTCGACGGCGACGACCACGCCGTCGCAGCGTTGGGACCGCATCGCCGCGTCATAGGTATGGTGCAGCACGGATTTGCCGCCCGCCCTGCGAAGCAGCTTTTCGGGCAGCCGTGTCGATGCGAGACGAGCAGGAATGACAATGTGGCAACGGGCCTGGGACATGACAGGGGACCATTCGGAAGCAAAGTGGCAAGTGAACCGGCTGTGAATTTAGAGGGATTCGAGGAATCAAGGCACGGCAGATTCGACAAAATCAATGGTTTGACACCCCGGCTGCTCGTCGATACATTCCGACTTCAACGATGGACGGTGATGCTTTCGGTGTTTTGCCAAAGCATGACAGGGAACTTCGGTGCAATTCCGAGACGGCCCGGCCGCTGTAATCGATGGGAGAAAACGCGTGTTTTGCGTATTTTTTCGCCGCCACTTCAATCTGATTGCCATTGCGAATCTTGCCCACGCTCTTCACCGAAGATTGTGGGAAAGGACGCGAGAAGGCGAAGTCATGGCGGGGCATCGAGTAGTCAGAAGACCTACCGACCATCGGGCGCGACGTGACTTTCTTGGGTGAAGTCCGTGCCGAGAGCTGAGCCGTCATGATGCCGGCGAACGATGTCGTTGGAATTCCCGATCGCGGGTGCCAGCCCATCGAACAGGCTTGCGTACCGTTCAACCTATTTTGCCGTTTTGCAGATCCGCTGCGTTTCGAGATCCGTCGATTCCTGTGGGTGATCGCGTGCGCCGTGACGACTGATGCATGGGGTGTCTAGATGACTGGACCGAAGTTTGCCGGAGAGGCACGCGGATTCACGTTGGTCGAACTTCTGGTGGTGATCGCAATCATCGGCGTTTTGGTCGGGTTGCTGTTGCCAGCGGTGCAGTTTGCTCGTGAATCCGCCCGGCAAACCAGTTGCCGCAACAACCAGCACCAAATCGGACTGGCTTTGCACGCCTATCACAACATGCATCGATCGCTGCCGATCGGGTGCCTGGGATGGCGCCCTTGGCGGGGACCGATGACGAAAAAAAATCTGGCCTGGTCCGCGTTCCTGTTGCCGTTCGTCGAACAGCAATCACTGTATCAGTCGATCGATTTTGATCTTGCCTTTGACCATCCCGACAACGCTGTGGCTGCGGCAACCCCGGTCCAGACCTATTTGTGCCCCACCGCGATCCCGCGTGGCGGACCCCGTGGCGAAACCAGCTATGGCGGTCTGTATGGGGAATTGATGGTCGACCGTCGCAGCGATGATGGCATGTTCCTGTATGACCGAGTGATCGCGTTTCGTGATTGCCTCGATGGGCTCTCCAACACCATCGCCACCGGCGAAGACATGTTGGGACCCGACAGTGAATGGATCAACGGTGGCAACGTGTTTGTGCAGTCGCATCCGATCAACGATCCAACCGTCTGGATCGGCGATAACGAAATTCGATCGCTGCATCCGGCCGGCGCGATGGTTTTGTTCGTCGATGGTTCCGTCCATCTGCTCAACCAATCGATCGACGAGGTGCTATTGGGCCAGTTGATCACGCGAGCCGGAAGAGAAGTCTTGACGTCTGAGTTCTAAACATCCTGTCACTTGCTTTCTAGAAGAACTGATCCGATGAAATTTCATATGTGCCTGATGGCCTGCCTGGCCTTCGCCACAACTGCAACCGCCGACACCGTCACCTTCGAAGGTCTGCTAACCAGCCCGGACTCGTTTTACAACGGTGAACCTGCTCTCCCAGGTTGGACCGCGGGTGAGGTGTTTTTCAATAATGAGAAATCGACTGCTTTCGAGTACTGGGAAGGGTGGAGCTATTCCAATGTTATCGATGTAGCGACTCCTGGTTTTGAGAACCAATATGCATCGGCCGCAGGGGGCGGATCGAATGGATCGGGCGGCACCGTGGGGGGGCAAACCTATGCTGTCGCTTTTGAAAATGGTGCTTACTTCAATCTTCCCGAAATGACCGTGGTTCGTTCGGCGGATGTCACCAATGCGACTTATGCGAAATTGTCGATGGAAAACGGCGATGGTTTTGCCAAAAAATTTGGCGGCGATACCGGAAACGATCCCGACTTTTTTACCGTCACCTTCGAAGGATTTTCGCAGGTCGACAAGGCGGGTACGTCCACCGGAACGGTCGAGTTAGCGTTGGCTGATTTTCGGTTCGCGGACAACGCCCAGGACTTTATCTTATCGTCCTGGCAGAACTTAGATTTGACCGGACTTGGCAGTGCCCGTTCAGTAGCTCTTTCATTTGCGTCGTCGGATGTCGGCAGTTTCGGGGTCAACACACCGAAGTATCTGGCCTTGGACAATTTGACGATCGTCGCGGTGCCTGAACCTTCGACCGGACTAGCAATCGCCGGACTGGCGATCGGCGGATGGGTACTTCGTCGCCGCCAACAAAGGGACCAACAAAGGCAACAAAGGGACAGCCACCAGGCCGGGACCAACAAAGGGACAGCCACCAAGCCTAATCGGCCGCCTCCCAAAAGGGCCACCCACTTTCCGGTTCCCAGAAGTTCCCTCTCAAAAAGGGCCACCCACAAACTGGAATCCGTTGGGAGTGGGGGCGTCCTGATTTTCGACGTTGTTTAGCCTCTTTCTCTCGCTTGCGGAGGCGTCGGGAAGGGCTCGATAGCGTAAAGGCAACAAAGGGACAGCCACCAAGCCTAATCGGCCGCCTCCCAAAAGGGCCACCCACTTTCCGGTTCCCAGAAGTTCCCTCTCAAAAAGGGCCACCCATAAACTGGAATCCGTTGGGAGTGGGGGCGTCCTGATTTTCGACGTTGTTTAGCCTCTTTCTCTCGCTTTTGGAGGCGTCGGGAGGGGCTCGATAGCGTAACCACCTTTCACTGCTGCCGACCGCGCAGCAGCGAACCCCAATGACGCCAGAGAGGCTTTTTTAGAGAGACTTTTAGGGCGAAGAGATGCCCAGCGGGTTCTCTCGGGCGCACAGCCAACCCTGGCCGCGACGAGATGCCTCGCTAGCGAGGCTATCAGGCGTGCCGGCTGCACGTTTGAAGATGCGGCCAAACCGCCGGACCGCATCACACCATCCGGGTGCATCCGTGCCGATCCGCTTTAAAATCGGTCGCAGATGATTTGGGATGCTGCCGATCTTGTCCGCACGCAGTTGGCGGCCCGTCCAATCCAGCAGTTCTAGATAGTGCGGCATTGACACTTTCAGGAACCCCTTGCAGCTAGCCCGGCGTCCCGATTCATCCAGGTCTGGTCCAGGTTCATCCACCCGTTCGTCGATCTCGACCGGGCTGATCCAACCGCTGTGACGTCGGTGACGGCTTCGTTCCCACTGATGCATGCTCAGTCGGCGTCGATCGTGTTGTTCTTTCCAGTCATCGATCCGTTCCTTGACGCCGGTGTATTTGCTGGACTCCGGTGTTTCGGCAATGGCTGCTCGGACAGGGTTCAAGTCGACGTAGGCGGCGCATGCCAGCAAACTTGCTTCGTCCAGTAGAACTTGTGCCTTGAAGCGACCTTCCCAGAAGTGGCCGGTGACATCGTCCTCCGCGTTGCTGCGTCGAGCAATGTTTTCGGACGTGCAACGCATCCACCAGCTGATGTCAGATAGACGCTGGCGTCGTTCCGCCAGTACGTCCGGTTGATTGAGAATCGTGTCCAGTTCGGGCTGGCTTGGCTCAGCAGGCGAACCATCCTTGTCTCGCCGTTTGGGGAACAAACGTAACCACCGGCGAGCGACCTCGTCGTCCGACCAGGCTGCCGTGATATCGGGCCGACTTCGAAGCACAAGGTGAACGTGATTGTGCATGATCGAAAACGTCAAGCAATCGATCGCAAATACCGATGCCAATAACTCTAGGCGGTCGCGAATCCAGCCTCGGCGATGCTCATAGGACTGGCCACTGAGGGGATCTTCGCCACACAAAAAAGCACGCCGGACGCACCGCTGGGTGCAATGCACCACCTGCACTTCGTGTGGATTAATCACCTTACCACGGGCTAGGCGAGGCATCACATCGACTCCGCAAGACGAGGAACCAGGGAAGAAATGCATCAACAATTGAGATTGTCAACGATTTCGACCCACCCTGTCAAGAAAATTTTGCTTATGTCCCATTGGTCTCGAAAGAGAGACTAGGTGCCTGTCCCTTTCTTGTTGCTGCCTGTCCCTTTCTTGGAGAGAGACTCGGTGCCTGTCCCCTTTTGGGGGCGGGGAAGAAGGACTTAATGCCTGTCCCTTTTTGGGGGGCGGTTAGACCCAGTGTGAGTTTTCTTCGGCGGGGACCTCGTCGGCGTCTAGGAATGCTAGGTGGTCGCGTTTGAAGAACCGGTTTAGCAGAGATCGCAGTGGCACTAGCAGGACGATGAAGACGGGGAACATGATCTGGATCGGACCGTACGGGATCACGTTGACGATGCACAGCACGACGAGGGCGACCAGTTGCACCAGTGTGAATAGGTGGATGGTTCGCGTCGGCACTCGGCGGGTGTAGTGATTGATCGGGTAGAGCGCCGAGTCCATGAACAGGTAACCCAGTCGTTCGATAAACTGGATGCCACGTAACGACGCAAAACCCATGAACAAAAAGATCCCGTACAGGGCCGCCATCGGGACGTATTCCAGGAGCGGCAGCGCCAACAGCGTGCCTGCGATCAACGCATGAATGGCAACACCCGTCACTCGGTTCTCTTGCACATGAATGATCTCTTGCCGCTTGTCGCCACCGCTAGCGACTTCCTCCACCGATGCTAGTGCTCGCATATGAGCTAGCGTGCGAACGGTCGCTGCAACCATCCATGGCCAACCAAAGAGTGAACAGAAACCGATCAGCCCGCCGACAACCGCTAGGTCCAGGTGATACGTGTCACCCTTGGTCAGCTTGTTTTCGGGGCTGTTGAGCAATCGGACGGTGATGTTCTGCGATAGAAAAACCAACACGGTTGCCAACGCCGCCGGCAACGCCGCTGCAAACTTGATCCATGTCGGGACGGCGCCCAAATTTACGAAGATCGATCCGCTAGCGGCTTGTGAGTCCCCACCGCTGACCGTCAATGTTTCTAATGTCGACGCGTCACCCAATGTCCACGCGACTGCGATCATGCACACCAACGCGATCGAAGGCCCAAAGTCCGCCAGGAACTCTCGGATCCAAGGCAGCAGATAGCGGCTGGTGCGAATGCTGGCTAGCGTCATGGCGATGTAGAAAGTGCCGACGGCCAGAACCAGTGCCAACAGAGCCTTTTCGTGCGACACCGCTTCGTCGGCGCGGAACTCGAAAAACAAAGCTTGGATGGCTTTGTAGATATAAATCAACGACATCAAGACCGAGAAAATCTCGTCGGTGAACCGCGTAAAGAATCGCATCATGTTGCTGACGTTGAACACCGCCAACAGCATCGTCATCAGCGCCGTCCATAGACCGACCCATCCGTAAACGCCCAGGAACTGGTCGCCATATCCCATGTCCCCGCAAAGTTCGTACAGGATGATCGTGAAGACCAGCAGCGGTCCGATACCGCCCAAAATGATCAACGGTTGACCCGCGAACAACGCGTAAACGAGCCCACAGAACGCCGTCGACATCAGCATCTCGGGGGCGCCGATCGAACCGCCCGTTTCCAGCCCCATCAGTCCGCCGAAAGTCACCGCCGGTGCCAGACAGGCAAAGAACATAAAAACGATCGACGCGATCGATTTGACTTGGAATCCGGATTTGAAATCGTCGATGTAATGTGGCAGCCGACGACGGATATCGGAGATCAATCCCGCAAACGGCCACCCACCGGCACGCAGACCCGCAGGCACTTCACGCGGTCGCGGCGGCGCTGCCAACACTGTGCGATTGATATGCCGTTCGATTGCATCCAGCACGTCCTGCTGAGACGTCGCATAGGTCGTTTCAAAGTGGAAAACGTTATCCGACATCAATCGCGCGATCGACGAAAGCGTATCCAAATGCTGGGTCGTCTGATCCATCGACCCGATCATCAAAAAGATGTAACGCGTCGCGATGCCGTCGGGGGCACCCAGGTTGACGGCGTTCTTAAGTCGGACGAACACCAATGACGATCCGCTAATCGCTTCGTCATAGAAATGGGGGACTGCACAGGCGTGACCGATCACGGTGGGGACCGCGCGTTCGCGCTGTAGGATCCCGTCGGACACCATCTGCCGTTGCTGTTCAGGCAGTCGTCCGGTTTGGACCAGAAAGTTCACCGCCGACTCGACGATCTCTTCCATGTTGCGCGCTTCGAGGTTCAGCAGGCAGCTGCCCTCGGAGATCGATTGAAAAAGAAATTTCACGGAACGGTGATCTTTTCTGCGGGATGCGGACGAAGTTTGGACGCTAGGCAACCTAGCAAGTCGCTGGGGCCGGTGTTGGCGATGCCGAGATCATCGAGACGTGCCGAGGCGAATGTGGTCGACCAGTTGCTGGATCGTGGACTCCAACAACGACGTTCCTGAAAACGTCACGCCCAAGCGGCGAATCTTGGCTGTGTCGATCTCGTGTTTGGATTGTTTTGCAGTCCCGGTGATCGCGGAATCGCTGCCTGAGAGTCGACGGGCAATCGTGGCCACTTCGTGAGTGCTGATCAGGCGGTCGCTGCACAGAAAGGTTTCGCCGGCAACCGTTTCGTCGGTCTGAATCAGAGTGTCGATCGCTGTGGCAACGTCGTCGACGTGCACCGACTTGCTGCCTCCGCTAGCGTCCACCGATCGGCCGGCAACGATGTCGCGGATGATCGCATACCACTTGGACGATTCCACGGGATCAGCGACTCCGTAGATAGCGGTCGGACGCAAAGTGCAGACGTTCAGCTTGCCCGAAAACCCATAGGCATGAACGATCGTTTCAACCGATGCTTTGTAGGCACCGTACAGAGACGATGGCCACAAGGGATGTGTTTCATCAATCGAATCCCCTGGCAGGATGCGATCGTGGACGGTGCCGGACGAAACAAAGACAAATTTTTGGACCTTTGCAGCGGCAGCCGCCTCGATCAATTGCAGCGATCCAATCACATTGCTTTGGAAGTACTCCACGGGATCGTCGGGGGCATCGACGAACGATGCGCCACTTCGTTTCAGGCCCGCGTGGATGATCACATCGCTTTCGGCGGCCAGTTGATCCGCTGCATCACGGTCGCCTAATCGGCCTTCGATCCACCGGATGGCTGACGGATTGGTCGGGTCGTTGGGGGATTCCCAAAGTGGACGCTCGGTATCCGGACGCCGCCATGCGACGACTTGATGCCCAGCAGCGAACATGTGTTTCGAAATCGATCGGCCCAAGAATCCGGTGGCGCCGGTCAGTCCTATTTTCATCCTTAAGGTCAGCCCATGAGTCGGGAGCGAAGGCAGTCGGCTATGACTTTCGATCGCTAGTATGGCGAATCAGGCCTAGGCTGTGAGTCTGGCCGGATCGAAGGGGGAAATATCTTCCCGGCAGCACCGATCAGGGTCGGTCGATGGTTGCTGTGCCGCCGCGAAGGCGATTTTAGCTGCCGACGGTGGCCAAGAAGTCCTCGGCATCCGCATCGGTGCTGAGGGCTGATTCGATTTCCGCAGCACGGTCTTCGTCGGACATTTCACGGACCTGTTTCGATGGAACACCCTCGGCCAAAACGCGCTGGGCATCGATTTTCAGCTCGCGTAGTTCGATCACTTCTTGTCGTAAATCGTTGAACACGTCAGCGAAATCGGTCCAATAGTCACCCTCGCGGAAGCTGAGTGGTGACTCGCTTTCGTCGTCCACTAGTCGCTGCATTTCGCGGCGCAGACGGAAGATTGGGCCTGCGAATCGATTCGTCAATCGAAGCATGTCGTAGGCCACCAACGGCGTCAGCAAGATCAAGCCCGGCGCCCAATAGATGGATTCGTCGAGACATCGGAAAATCGCCTCGCTGATCGTCGTGTCCTGGCGGGACATCGATTCGGTGAACAGCAGGATGACTGCAAAATATACCGTGCATCCGATGCTATAGAGACCGGTTCGACGCAGCAAAGAACCCTGCACGTGGTGGTCAATCAGCAGTTGTTGACGCCGAAACTTTGGACGCGGTTCTGATGTCATCTGGTCAATGTCTCTTGGTCGTCGATTACGATGGAAAACGCTGGAACCGCAACTTGGCGGATACTTCCGGATCAGTTGCCAATTGCGCCGGCAATCGCGTCACCCGACGAATCGAAACTATCGCGTGTGGCGTCCGCTAGAAAGGTAACGGAGGTCATGCAGACCGCGATGATCAGAGCCAGCATGACGGCGTACTCGACAGCGGTCGCTGCGTCTTCCTCGACCATGAATTCGAAGAAGGTGTTTTGAAGTTTGCCCAAAGACATGGTCTGACCATTAAGACAGGTTCGAAGCAGTTGGATGGGAAGGCGTCTGCGCCCCGCGGGACGCCTTGAACATGTTGCTATGGAAACCCTAGTGCGCGCCGCTGCGTAAGGAGAGGTAACGCTGGTGATCAGAGCAGTGAAGGTGCCGAATATAGACGGTTTTGAGTGGTTTTAACGGTCTTGACGGTTCTACGGCTCCCCGGCGGTGTAACCTGTCGAAAGGGCGTCCATTTGCTAGTCTATGGGGGGCTAGGCTGGAACGAACGATCCGTCCGATTGAACCGGTCCGCATCGTTGGTGGGTCGGCCGGTCGGGGGCATCTTGAATGCTCCTTCCCCCCTCTGATGTCGGTTCGTTGACGTTTTACGATTCTAGTTTTCGCTCACTTTGCAACCTTTTTGACATGCTCGGACCGATCTTTTCTCGCGAAGCGACCGTCATTCCCAAACGGCCAAAGACCTATTTGGTGCGAGCGGTGTACGTTTTGTCGCTGTTTCTGCTGCTGTGCACCGGCTATCTGGTCCTAGACGGATCTCGGTCACTATCGGGCAGCGGTGATGCCGCTCGATTCGGCGGTTGGATGTTCACCTTGTTGGCACCGCTGCAGTTGCTGGTGTTGGCCAGCATTGCCGCGGTCGGTGCCGCCAGCAGCGTGGCCCAGGAAAAAGACCGACGAACATTGATCCTATTGCTGCTAACCCGGCTGTCTGGCTTCGAAGTGGTGGCCGGAAAGTTG
Protein-coding regions in this window:
- a CDS encoding DUF1559 domain-containing protein, with the protein product MTGPKFAGEARGFTLVELLVVIAIIGVLVGLLLPAVQFARESARQTSCRNNQHQIGLALHAYHNMHRSLPIGCLGWRPWRGPMTKKNLAWSAFLLPFVEQQSLYQSIDFDLAFDHPDNAVAAATPVQTYLCPTAIPRGGPRGETSYGGLYGELMVDRRSDDGMFLYDRVIAFRDCLDGLSNTIATGEDMLGPDSEWINGGNVFVQSHPINDPTVWIGDNEIRSLHPAGAMVLFVDGSVHLLNQSIDEVLLGQLITRAGREVLTSEF
- a CDS encoding Flp family type IVb pilin, which encodes MSLGKLQNTFFEFMVEEDAATAVEYAVMLALIIAVCMTSVTFLADATRDSFDSSGDAIAGAIGN
- a CDS encoding PTS sugar transporter subunit IIA, coding for MKFLFQSISEGSCLLNLEARNMEEIVESAVNFLVQTGRLPEQQRQMVSDGILQRERAVPTVIGHACAVPHFYDEAISGSSLVFVRLKNAVNLGAPDGIATRYIFLMIGSMDQTTQHLDTLSSIARLMSDNVFHFETTYATSQQDVLDAIERHINRTVLAAPPRPREVPAGLRAGGWPFAGLISDIRRRLPHYIDDFKSGFQVKSIASIVFMFFACLAPAVTFGGLMGLETGGSIGAPEMLMSTAFCGLVYALFAGQPLIILGGIGPLLVFTIILYELCGDMGYGDQFLGVYGWVGLWTALMTMLLAVFNVSNMMRFFTRFTDEIFSVLMSLIYIYKAIQALFFEFRADEAVSHEKALLALVLAVGTFYIAMTLASIRTSRYLLPWIREFLADFGPSIALVCMIAVAWTLGDASTLETLTVSGGDSQAASGSIFVNLGAVPTWIKFAAALPAALATVLVFLSQNITVRLLNSPENKLTKGDTYHLDLAVVGGLIGFCSLFGWPWMVAATVRTLAHMRALASVEEVASGGDKRQEIIHVQENRVTGVAIHALIAGTLLALPLLEYVPMAALYGIFLFMGFASLRGIQFIERLGYLFMDSALYPINHYTRRVPTRTIHLFTLVQLVALVVLCIVNVIPYGPIQIMFPVFIVLLVPLRSLLNRFFKRDHLAFLDADEVPAEENSHWV
- a CDS encoding NAD-dependent epimerase/dehydratase family protein translates to MKIGLTGATGFLGRSISKHMFAAGHQVVAWRRPDTERPLWESPNDPTNPSAIRWIEGRLGDRDAADQLAAESDVIIHAGLKRSGASFVDAPDDPVEYFQSNVIGSLQLIEAAAAAKVQKFVFVSSGTVHDRILPGDSIDETHPLWPSSLYGAYKASVETIVHAYGFSGKLNVCTLRPTAIYGVADPVESSKWYAIIRDIVAGRSVDASGGSKSVHVDDVATAIDTLIQTDETVAGETFLCSDRLISTHEVATIARRLSGSDSAITGTAKQSKHEIDTAKIRRLGVTFSGTSLLESTIQQLVDHIRLGTSR
- a CDS encoding DUF4465 domain-containing protein; its protein translation is MKFHMCLMACLAFATTATADTVTFEGLLTSPDSFYNGEPALPGWTAGEVFFNNEKSTAFEYWEGWSYSNVIDVATPGFENQYASAAGGGSNGSGGTVGGQTYAVAFENGAYFNLPEMTVVRSADVTNATYAKLSMENGDGFAKKFGGDTGNDPDFFTVTFEGFSQVDKAGTSTGTVELALADFRFADNAQDFILSSWQNLDLTGLGSARSVALSFASSDVGSFGVNTPKYLALDNLTIVAVPEPSTGLAIAGLAIGGWVLRRRQQRDQQRQQRDSHQAGTNKGTATKPNRPPPKRATHFPVPRSSLSKRATHKLESVGSGGVLIFDVV
- a CDS encoding transposase, which produces MPRLARGKVINPHEVQVVHCTQRCVRRAFLCGEDPLSGQSYEHRRGWIRDRLELLASVFAIDCLTFSIMHNHVHLVLRSRPDITAAWSDDEVARRWLRLFPKRRDKDGSPAEPSQPELDTILNQPDVLAERRQRLSDISWWMRCTSENIARRSNAEDDVTGHFWEGRFKAQVLLDEASLLACAAYVDLNPVRAAIAETPESSKYTGVKERIDDWKEQHDRRRLSMHQWERSRHRRHSGWISPVEIDERVDEPGPDLDESGRRASCKGFLKVSMPHYLELLDWTGRQLRADKIGSIPNHLRPILKRIGTDAPGWCDAVRRFGRIFKRAAGTPDSLASEASRRGQGWLCARENPLGISSP